One Thioclava electrotropha DNA segment encodes these proteins:
- a CDS encoding glycosyltransferase family 2 protein — MAEAAIIIPHYNDVTRLMRCLETLAPQLDARCELLVVDNGSTDDLAPLRAAYPDLRIVIETKKGAAEARNRGVAETTAARLFFIDSDCVADPDWIATAFAVAGQGDLVGGHVFVFDETPPPRSGAEAFETVFAFDFRRYIEEKGFSGTGNLLTRRDVYEATGPFIAGLSEDLDWCRRATAKGYSLIYADGLRVGHPSRQDWAALSRKWRRLTEEGFGVNGSNLPARLRWGAKALLMPVSILAHLPKVLRHPELRDATERWRAVATLARLRLARMGWMLRQAVFGRL, encoded by the coding sequence ATGGCCGAGGCCGCGATCATCATCCCGCATTACAACGACGTCACGCGGCTCATGCGCTGCCTCGAGACGCTTGCGCCGCAACTGGATGCGCGTTGCGAGCTGCTGGTGGTCGACAATGGCTCGACCGACGATCTGGCCCCCCTCCGCGCGGCCTATCCCGACCTTCGGATCGTGATCGAGACCAAGAAAGGTGCGGCAGAGGCGCGCAATCGTGGGGTGGCGGAGACGACGGCGGCGCGGCTGTTCTTCATCGACAGCGACTGCGTGGCCGATCCCGATTGGATCGCGACCGCCTTCGCCGTGGCCGGGCAGGGCGATCTGGTCGGCGGCCATGTCTTCGTCTTCGATGAGACTCCGCCGCCCCGATCCGGCGCGGAGGCGTTCGAGACTGTCTTCGCCTTCGATTTTCGCCGCTATATCGAGGAAAAAGGGTTCTCCGGCACCGGGAACCTGCTGACCCGGCGCGATGTCTACGAGGCCACCGGCCCCTTCATCGCGGGGCTGTCGGAGGATCTCGACTGGTGCCGTCGGGCGACCGCGAAGGGCTATTCGCTGATCTATGCCGACGGGCTGCGCGTGGGCCATCCATCGCGGCAGGACTGGGCGGCGCTGTCGCGCAAATGGCGCCGGCTCACCGAGGAAGGCTTCGGCGTGAATGGATCAAACCTGCCCGCGCGGCTGCGCTGGGGGGCGAAGGCGCTCTTGATGCCCGTCTCGATCCTCGCTCATCTGCCGAAGGTGCTGCGCCATCCAGAGCTGCGCGACGCGACCGAGCGGTGGCGCGCCGTGGCGACGCTCGCGAGACTGCGGCTCGCGCGGATGGGCTGGATGCTGCGGCAGGCGGTTTTCGGGCGGCTTTAG
- a CDS encoding polysaccharide pyruvyl transferase family protein codes for MSRMLRVCLIFHSTRSDNLGVGALTVSEIALLRDLAAKAGREIAITVLDWKDRRAPYVAGDDLRLIEVDGAFLKSPKGLWAEVKAADLVIDIGGGDSFADIYGASRLVKMFWMKFATHLAGTPLVVAPQTVGPFTKGWSMRLARMSLNRSALVAVRDERSRAALDDLGYRGAPVLASDLALRLPYEPPAPRDAGPVRVGINVSGLLMAGGYHGGNDFGMALNYPALIARTIDWFKGQGAEVHLVPHVIVPEGPMVIEDDLHACEALAAEHDVICAPAFASPSEAKSYIAGLDFFTGARMHACIAAFSSGVAVVPLAYSRKFAGLFGALGYDHTVDATKADADAGMAALEQGFADRDSLAAEAKAALARGIDRLAAYDAALLNLMKAL; via the coding sequence ATGAGCCGCATGCTGCGCGTCTGCCTGATCTTCCACTCGACGCGCTCGGACAATCTTGGCGTCGGCGCGCTGACCGTGTCGGAGATCGCCCTTCTGCGCGATCTTGCCGCCAAAGCGGGACGCGAGATCGCGATCACCGTGCTCGACTGGAAGGACCGGCGCGCGCCTTATGTGGCAGGCGACGACTTGCGACTGATCGAGGTGGATGGCGCATTTCTGAAATCTCCCAAAGGGTTGTGGGCCGAAGTTAAGGCCGCTGATCTGGTGATCGACATTGGCGGCGGTGACAGTTTCGCCGATATCTACGGGGCCTCGCGACTGGTGAAGATGTTCTGGATGAAGTTCGCCACACATCTCGCGGGCACGCCTTTGGTGGTCGCGCCGCAGACCGTGGGGCCCTTCACCAAGGGCTGGTCGATGCGGCTGGCGCGGATGAGCCTCAACCGCTCGGCTTTGGTGGCGGTGCGCGACGAACGCTCGCGCGCAGCGCTGGACGATCTGGGCTATCGCGGCGCACCGGTTCTGGCCTCCGATCTGGCGCTGCGGCTGCCCTATGAGCCGCCCGCGCCGCGCGACGCTGGGCCGGTGCGCGTCGGGATCAACGTCTCGGGGCTGTTGATGGCGGGGGGCTATCACGGGGGCAATGATTTCGGGATGGCGCTGAATTATCCCGCGCTGATCGCGCGCACGATCGACTGGTTCAAGGGGCAGGGGGCCGAGGTCCATCTGGTGCCGCATGTGATCGTGCCCGAAGGCCCGATGGTGATCGAGGATGACCTGCACGCCTGTGAGGCGCTGGCCGCCGAGCATGACGTGATCTGCGCGCCTGCCTTCGCAAGCCCGTCCGAGGCGAAGAGCTATATCGCGGGGCTCGATTTCTTCACCGGGGCGCGGATGCATGCCTGTATCGCGGCGTTCTCGTCCGGTGTCGCTGTGGTGCCGCTCGCCTATAGCCGCAAGTTTGCGGGGCTGTTCGGCGCGCTTGGCTACGACCACACGGTCGATGCGACCAAGGCGGATGCGGATGCGGGGATGGCGGCGCTGGAGCAAGGGTTCGCTGATCGCGACAGCCTCGCGGCAGAGGCGAAGGCGGCACTTGCGCGCGGAATCGACCGGCTCGCCGCCTATGACGCGGCGTTGTTAAACTTGATGAAGGCGCTGTGA
- a CDS encoding Coenzyme F420 hydrogenase/dehydrogenase, beta subunit C-terminal domain has translation MTHHSPISTPSSEALAHVAAGDLCAGCGLCAGVAPQEIAMAPDARGFLRPVQSAEISARAETAIAACCPGLGQSAQRVAPGEEPLWGRFMEMKSGHATDADLRHAGASGGALSALALHLLQSGRVDAIAQIEPDPDNPIGNRMRLSTTRDEVLGAAGSRYAPSAPLADLSSLIADGRRFAVIGKPCDAVALRALVARDPKLARSFPVILSFFCAGVPSAEGARELLAEMGAPEDQLTAFRYRGNGWPGKTVAALHDGSTRVTSYHAAWGGVLSRHIQHRCKICADGTGVAADLVCADAWEADDAGYPLFEEAPGHSLIVARTRLGAEILREAEAAEAVETAPFDVAELAAIQPGQRERRRALFARLAALKLMARPIPRYEGMNLRACALQNPVTRNLRNFAGTVRRVLRGRK, from the coding sequence ATGACCCATCACAGCCCCATTTCGACGCCTTCGAGCGAGGCGCTCGCCCACGTCGCGGCGGGCGATCTCTGCGCGGGCTGCGGGCTGTGTGCCGGGGTCGCGCCGCAGGAGATCGCGATGGCGCCCGATGCGCGCGGCTTCCTGCGCCCGGTGCAAAGCGCCGAGATCAGCGCGCGAGCGGAGACCGCGATTGCCGCCTGCTGCCCGGGCTTGGGCCAGAGCGCGCAGCGCGTCGCGCCCGGAGAGGAGCCGCTCTGGGGGCGGTTCATGGAGATGAAGAGCGGTCACGCCACCGACGCGGACCTGCGCCATGCGGGGGCCTCGGGCGGGGCGCTCTCGGCGCTGGCGCTGCATCTGCTGCAATCGGGTCGCGTCGATGCCATAGCGCAGATCGAGCCCGACCCCGACAACCCGATCGGCAACCGGATGCGGCTGAGCACCACGCGCGACGAGGTTCTGGGGGCGGCGGGCTCGCGCTATGCGCCTTCGGCCCCGCTGGCCGATCTGTCGTCGCTGATCGCGGATGGGCGGCGCTTCGCGGTGATCGGCAAGCCTTGCGATGCGGTGGCTTTGCGGGCGCTGGTCGCGCGCGACCCGAAACTCGCGCGGAGTTTCCCGGTGATCCTGTCCTTCTTCTGCGCGGGCGTTCCCAGCGCGGAGGGCGCGCGGGAATTGCTGGCGGAAATGGGCGCGCCGGAGGATCAATTGACGGCCTTCCGCTATCGCGGCAATGGCTGGCCGGGCAAGACGGTGGCCGCGCTGCACGATGGCTCCACCCGCGTGACGAGCTATCACGCGGCCTGGGGCGGGGTGCTGTCGCGCCACATCCAGCACCGCTGCAAGATTTGCGCCGATGGCACCGGCGTCGCCGCCGATCTGGTCTGCGCCGATGCGTGGGAGGCCGACGATGCGGGCTATCCGCTGTTCGAGGAGGCGCCGGGGCACAGCCTGATCGTGGCGCGCACGCGGCTCGGCGCGGAAATTCTGAGGGAGGCCGAGGCGGCGGAGGCGGTCGAGACCGCGCCGTTCGATGTGGCGGAACTGGCCGCGATTCAGCCCGGCCAGCGCGAACGTCGCCGCGCCCTTTTCGCGCGTCTCGCGGCGCTCAAACTGATGGCCCGCCCGATCCCGCGCTACGAGGGGATGAACCTGCGCGCCTGCGCATTGCAGAACCCGGTCACGCGGAACCTGCGCAATTTCGCAGGCACAGTTCGACGTGTGTTGCGGGGCCGAAAATGA
- a CDS encoding oligosaccharide flippase family protein has translation MLRTAILILSGNAATSALMLARNLLIARLIPVADYGVAATFAMVMAVIEMGSTLGLQQQIVQSKRGDDPAFQAALQGFQMLRGVIAAAALFVLAGPIADFLDIPEAAPAYRWLALVPLLTAAQHFDIHRAQRRGHYRPMLLTGALPALAALIAIWPLSRLFDDWQVALWAILLHAALGVLVSHLMAERRYRLRLDRTEMRANLRFGAPLLANAALMYLVFQGDKIIVGRLAGMEALAIFAMGMTLTLTPTLIGAKSVQNLFLPKLSAAHGRADAVAHRQLAGATFEGMFLSGSILLLGTVLIGPLVVTALLGAKYASLLPLLIPFALMNALRAIKNGPSTVALSAGQTDNGFWGNLPRIAVLPLSYWALIETGSVVPVIWLGVAGEAIGLGVALWRLSQVMALPQVGRAALTTALVLVAIPLITLATPDTLVIWPIALILSAVQLAALPHLRAYFGRPQIGTA, from the coding sequence ATGCTTCGCACCGCGATCCTCATCCTCAGCGGGAACGCCGCCACCTCGGCGCTGATGCTCGCGCGCAATCTACTGATCGCGCGGCTGATCCCGGTCGCCGATTACGGCGTGGCCGCAACCTTCGCGATGGTGATGGCGGTGATCGAGATGGGCTCGACGCTGGGGCTGCAGCAGCAGATCGTGCAGTCAAAGCGCGGCGACGACCCCGCGTTTCAGGCAGCACTGCAAGGCTTTCAAATGCTGCGCGGCGTGATCGCGGCGGCTGCGCTGTTCGTGCTGGCCGGGCCGATCGCCGACTTCCTCGATATCCCAGAGGCCGCACCGGCCTATCGTTGGCTCGCGCTGGTGCCGCTCCTGACGGCGGCGCAGCATTTCGACATCCACCGCGCCCAGCGCAGGGGTCACTATCGCCCGATGCTGCTGACGGGGGCGCTGCCCGCACTGGCCGCGCTTATCGCGATCTGGCCGCTCTCGCGCCTCTTCGACGACTGGCAGGTGGCGCTTTGGGCGATCCTGCTGCACGCGGCCCTCGGCGTTCTGGTCTCGCACCTGATGGCCGAACGCCGCTACCGCCTGCGCCTCGACCGCACCGAGATGCGCGCGAACCTGCGTTTCGGCGCGCCGCTTCTGGCCAATGCGGCCCTGATGTATCTGGTCTTTCAGGGCGACAAGATCATCGTCGGGCGACTGGCGGGGATGGAGGCGCTGGCGATCTTCGCGATGGGCATGACGCTGACGCTGACACCCACGCTGATCGGCGCGAAATCGGTGCAGAACCTCTTTCTGCCGAAACTCTCGGCCGCGCATGGCCGTGCGGACGCCGTCGCGCATCGCCAGCTTGCCGGGGCGACCTTCGAAGGGATGTTCCTCTCCGGATCGATCCTGCTGCTGGGCACGGTCCTGATCGGACCGCTCGTCGTCACGGCCCTTCTGGGGGCGAAATATGCAAGCCTCCTGCCGCTCCTGATCCCCTTCGCGCTGATGAATGCGCTCCGCGCGATCAAGAACGGGCCGAGCACGGTCGCGCTCTCGGCGGGGCAGACCGATAACGGCTTTTGGGGGAACCTGCCCCGGATCGCGGTGCTCCCTCTGAGCTATTGGGCGCTGATTGAGACCGGCTCGGTCGTGCCGGTGATCTGGCTCGGGGTCGCGGGCGAGGCGATCGGTCTTGGCGTGGCGCTCTGGCGGCTGTCGCAGGTCATGGCGCTGCCTCAGGTTGGCCGCGCCGCGCTGACGACCGCACTCGTGCTGGTCGCGATCCCGCTTATCACACTTGCAACGCCCGACACGCTGGTGATCTGGCCGATCGCGCTGATCCTGAGCGCGGTGCAACTTGCCGCCCTGCCCCATCTGCGGGCCTATTTCGGACGCCCGCAGATCGGCACTGCCTGA
- a CDS encoding SH3 domain-containing protein: MNRFLGYVFVAALSFTTPVLAEEMREVPVYFSAGADNAVLSDRIKGYDSVIYTIGAEAGQTIDIKLSTKHTATYFNLYGPGSGPGDQAIMTSQLTPELNHYTGTLPSSGTYKISVYMMRSAARRDEVANFDIRIGITGKTGAIVQGDYADGLQGGPDFWQVQTGDINDPLNLRAGPSTGAAILGRFPEGAILRNMGCRMAEGQRWCKVAATEGSLTGWVAGRYLREGSAPPPRVAEPETRDQQVQFAPGTSGAVLRSTLAPGAAVNYRLGAREKQFLTAQLQTDSPAVHFNIFTPDGELLYESRGGRRDYRGQLWLNGENRITVYNIGDAPAPFTMIVGIE, encoded by the coding sequence ATGAACCGGTTTCTGGGTTATGTCTTCGTCGCGGCTTTGTCGTTCACCACACCTGTCCTTGCCGAGGAGATGCGCGAGGTTCCGGTCTATTTCTCAGCCGGAGCGGATAACGCGGTTCTGAGCGACCGCATCAAGGGCTATGACAGCGTGATCTACACGATCGGCGCCGAGGCCGGACAGACGATCGATATCAAGCTGTCCACAAAGCACACCGCCACGTATTTCAACCTCTACGGTCCCGGGAGCGGCCCGGGCGATCAGGCGATCATGACCAGCCAGTTAACGCCCGAGCTGAACCACTACACAGGCACGCTGCCCAGTTCGGGGACCTACAAGATCTCGGTCTACATGATGCGCTCGGCGGCGCGGCGCGACGAGGTTGCGAATTTCGACATCCGGATCGGGATCACCGGGAAGACCGGCGCGATCGTGCAGGGCGATTATGCCGACGGGCTGCAGGGCGGGCCCGATTTCTGGCAGGTCCAGACCGGCGACATCAACGATCCGCTTAACCTGCGCGCGGGGCCCTCGACCGGGGCGGCGATCCTCGGGCGGTTCCCCGAGGGGGCGATCCTGCGCAACATGGGCTGCCGGATGGCTGAGGGTCAGCGCTGGTGCAAAGTCGCGGCGACCGAAGGGTCTCTGACCGGCTGGGTTGCCGGGCGCTACCTTCGTGAAGGCTCTGCCCCGCCGCCACGCGTGGCCGAACCCGAGACCCGCGATCAGCAGGTCCAGTTCGCCCCCGGCACGAGCGGCGCGGTGCTGAGATCGACCCTCGCCCCCGGAGCCGCGGTGAACTACCGGCTCGGTGCTCGGGAAAAGCAGTTCCTGACGGCGCAGCTCCAGACCGACTCGCCTGCGGTGCATTTCAACATCTTCACCCCGGACGGCGAGCTTCTCTACGAGAGCCGCGGCGGTAGGCGGGACTATCGCGGCCAGCTCTGGCTGAACGGCGAGAACCGGATCACGGTCTACAATATCGGCGACGCCCCGGCCCCCTTCACGATGATCGTCGGGATCGAGTGA
- a CDS encoding zinc ribbon domain-containing protein YjdM, with amino-acid sequence MSDTLPPCPECNSSFTYEMDALLICPECGHEWSASGDADAPAEVRDAVGNVLNDGDTVTVIKDLKVKGSSSVVKVGTKVRGIRLVDGDHDIDCKVPGIGQMGLKSQFVKKVSE; translated from the coding sequence ATGAGCGATACCTTGCCCCCGTGCCCCGAATGCAATTCGTCCTTCACCTACGAGATGGACGCCCTCCTGATCTGTCCCGAATGCGGCCATGAATGGTCGGCCTCGGGTGACGCGGATGCGCCCGCCGAGGTGCGCGATGCGGTCGGCAACGTGCTAAACGATGGCGACACGGTGACGGTGATCAAGGACCTCAAGGTGAAGGGCTCTTCCTCGGTCGTGAAGGTCGGCACCAAGGTGCGCGGCATTCGTCTCGTGGATGGCGATCACGACATCGACTGCAAGGTGCCCGGCATCGGTCAGATGGGGCTGAAGTCGCAATTCGTGAAAAAGGTTTCCGAGTAA
- a CDS encoding HD domain-containing protein, with the protein MPASGPTVSFTQMKDGTREDYELLEELEKPFLAGTADRLLRELAAQAEETLSGYQITRLEHGLQAATRARRDGADLDWIVAALLHDIGDRLAPQNHDRMAAEILRPYVREEVSWVVEHHGIFQIAYYGHHYGWDPEERQKFKDHPCYNSCEQFCERWDQSSFDPAYPMDPLESFVEDVREVFARKAYAPEVLRAGEVHGLPDPA; encoded by the coding sequence ATGCCCGCATCCGGACCGACAGTCTCCTTCACCCAGATGAAAGACGGCACCCGCGAGGATTACGAACTACTCGAAGAGCTGGAAAAGCCCTTCCTTGCAGGCACGGCGGACCGGCTGTTGCGCGAATTGGCCGCGCAGGCGGAGGAGACGCTGTCGGGCTACCAGATCACGCGGCTCGAACATGGGCTTCAGGCGGCGACGCGGGCGCGGCGCGATGGGGCGGATCTCGACTGGATCGTGGCGGCGCTGCTGCACGATATCGGCGACCGGCTCGCCCCCCAGAACCACGACCGGATGGCCGCCGAAATCCTGCGCCCCTATGTCCGCGAAGAGGTCTCGTGGGTGGTGGAGCATCACGGCATCTTCCAGATCGCCTATTACGGCCATCACTACGGCTGGGATCCGGAAGAGCGGCAGAAGTTCAAGGACCATCCCTGCTACAACAGCTGCGAGCAATTCTGCGAGCGCTGGGATCAGTCGAGCTTCGATCCGGCCTATCCGATGGACCCGCTGGAGAGCTTCGTCGAGGATGTCCGCGAGGTGTTTGCCCGCAAGGCCTATGCGCCTGAAGTGCTGCGCGCGGGCGAGGTTCACGGCCTGCCCGATCCCGCCTGA
- a CDS encoding vitamin B12-dependent ribonucleotide reductase yields MKIERKFTTDETGAYGALEFTTTTSEIRNPDGKVVFRNESVEVPGRWSQVASDVLAQKYFRKAGVPAALKKVKEKGVPEFLWRSVPDEEALAQLPEEARYTGENSAKQVFDRLAGAWCYWGWKGGYFSTEADAQAYYDEMRFMLAEQMAAPNSPQWFNTGLHWAYGIDGPGQGHFYVDHKSGKLTSSTSAYEHPQPHACFIQSVSDDLVKEGGIMDLWVREARLFKYGSGTGTNFSSLRAEGESLSGGGKSSGLMGFLKIGDRAAGAIKSGGTTRRAAKMVICDMDHPDIEEFVNWKVIEEQKVASLVAGSKLHERELNGIFTAIREFDGSAETSVDPTQNEALKDAIKSAKRVMIPETYINRVLQYARQGYASIEFPTYDTDWDSEAYVSVSGQNSNNSVRVTNAFLKAVKDDADWELIRRTDGKVAKTVKARDLWEQVGHAAWACADPGIQFHDTVNEWHTCPEDGAIRGSNPCSEYMFLDDTACNLASMNLLTFYKDGKFDAESYMHATRLWTVTLEISVLMAQFPSKEIAQRSYDFRTLGLGYANIGGLLMNMGLGYDSKEGRALCGALTAVMTGVSYATSAEMAGELGAFPGYEKNAKHMLRVIRNHRNAAYGKTDGYENLETKPVALDQKGCPDQDLIALATQAWDEALALGEKHGYRNAQVSVIAPTGTIGLVMDCDTTGIEPDFALVKFKKLAGGGYFKIINRSVPGALETLGYGSAQIEEIIAYAVGHASLGNCPDINTTALIGHGFGPREIEKVEAALPTAFDIRFVFNQWTLGEEFCTQTLGIPAEKLNDPTFDMLRHLGFTKKQIDAANDHVCGTMTLEGAPHLKDEHLSVFDCANPCGKKGKRYLSVDSHIYMMAAAQSFISGAISKTINMANHASIEDVKAAYELSWSLGIKANALYRDGSKLSQPLAAALVEDDEEAEEILATGSTQEKAAVLAEKIVEKVLVKEIVRSHREKLPERRKGYTQKAVVGGHKVYLRTGEYHDGTLGEIFIDMHKEGAGFRAMMNNFAIAVSVGLQYGVPLEEFVDAFTFTKFEPAGMVQGNDSIKNATSILDYVFRELAVSYLDRTDLAHIKPQGTSFDDLGGGENEGKRADGNVEPMSENASKSLEVLRQISSTGYLRKRLPQELMVLQGGVDVVTSQMPAQSAQARASSSTAVSSGGVQMDARAKAKMQGYEGEACGDCGNYTLVRNGTCMKCNTCGATSGCS; encoded by the coding sequence TCACGACGACCACGTCTGAGATTCGCAATCCTGACGGGAAAGTGGTGTTCCGAAACGAGTCGGTCGAAGTGCCCGGCCGCTGGAGCCAGGTGGCGTCCGACGTGCTCGCGCAGAAATACTTTCGCAAGGCCGGCGTTCCGGCGGCGCTGAAGAAGGTCAAAGAGAAGGGCGTGCCGGAATTCCTGTGGCGCTCGGTCCCCGATGAAGAGGCGCTTGCTCAGCTCCCCGAAGAGGCGCGCTACACCGGTGAAAACTCGGCCAAGCAAGTGTTCGACCGTCTCGCCGGTGCCTGGTGCTATTGGGGCTGGAAGGGCGGCTACTTCTCCACGGAAGCTGATGCGCAGGCTTACTATGACGAGATGCGCTTCATGCTGGCCGAACAGATGGCAGCGCCGAATTCGCCGCAATGGTTCAACACCGGCCTGCATTGGGCTTACGGCATCGACGGCCCCGGTCAGGGTCACTTCTATGTCGATCACAAGTCGGGCAAGCTGACTTCCTCGACCTCGGCCTACGAGCATCCGCAGCCCCATGCCTGCTTCATTCAGTCGGTCTCCGACGATCTGGTGAAAGAGGGCGGGATCATGGACCTCTGGGTCCGTGAGGCGCGCCTGTTCAAATACGGCTCGGGCACCGGCACCAATTTCTCGAGCCTGCGCGCCGAGGGCGAGAGCCTCTCGGGCGGCGGCAAATCCTCGGGCCTGATGGGCTTTCTGAAGATCGGCGACCGCGCAGCGGGCGCGATCAAGTCGGGCGGCACCACGCGCCGCGCGGCGAAGATGGTGATCTGCGACATGGATCACCCCGATATCGAGGAATTCGTCAACTGGAAGGTCATCGAAGAGCAGAAAGTGGCCTCGCTGGTCGCGGGCTCCAAGCTGCATGAGCGTGAACTGAACGGCATCTTCACCGCAATCCGCGAATTCGACGGCTCGGCGGAGACCTCGGTCGATCCGACCCAGAACGAGGCGCTGAAAGACGCGATCAAATCCGCCAAGCGCGTGATGATCCCGGAGACCTATATCAACCGCGTGCTGCAATATGCGCGGCAGGGTTATGCCAGCATCGAATTCCCGACCTACGACACCGACTGGGACTCGGAAGCCTATGTCTCGGTCTCGGGCCAGAACTCGAACAACTCGGTGCGCGTCACCAACGCTTTCCTGAAAGCGGTGAAGGACGATGCCGATTGGGAGCTGATCCGCCGCACCGACGGTAAGGTCGCCAAGACCGTGAAGGCGCGCGATCTGTGGGAGCAGGTCGGCCACGCCGCCTGGGCCTGCGCCGATCCGGGCATCCAGTTCCACGACACGGTCAACGAATGGCACACCTGCCCCGAAGATGGTGCGATCCGCGGCTCGAACCCGTGCTCGGAATACATGTTCCTCGACGACACGGCGTGTAACCTCGCTTCGATGAACCTGCTGACCTTCTACAAGGACGGCAAGTTCGACGCGGAAAGCTACATGCACGCCACCCGCCTGTGGACCGTGACGCTGGAAATCTCGGTGCTGATGGCGCAGTTCCCCTCGAAGGAAATCGCGCAGCGCAGCTACGACTTCCGCACGCTGGGCCTCGGCTACGCCAATATCGGCGGCCTGCTGATGAACATGGGTCTGGGCTACGACTCCAAGGAAGGCCGGGCGCTCTGTGGCGCGCTGACCGCCGTGATGACCGGTGTCTCCTACGCCACTTCGGCCGAGATGGCGGGCGAGCTGGGCGCTTTCCCGGGTTACGAGAAGAACGCCAAGCACATGCTGCGCGTCATCCGCAACCACCGCAACGCGGCCTACGGCAAGACCGACGGCTACGAGAACCTCGAGACCAAGCCGGTCGCGCTCGATCAGAAGGGCTGCCCCGATCAGGACCTGATCGCGCTCGCCACCCAAGCCTGGGACGAGGCGCTGGCGCTGGGCGAGAAGCACGGCTACCGCAACGCGCAGGTGTCGGTGATCGCGCCGACCGGGACGATCGGTCTCGTGATGGATTGCGACACTACCGGGATCGAGCCGGACTTCGCGCTGGTGAAGTTCAAGAAGCTCGCAGGCGGCGGCTACTTCAAGATCATCAACCGCTCGGTGCCGGGCGCGCTCGAGACGCTGGGCTATGGTTCGGCGCAGATCGAAGAGATCATCGCCTATGCGGTGGGTCACGCCAGCCTTGGCAATTGCCCCGACATCAACACCACGGCGCTGATCGGCCACGGCTTCGGCCCGCGCGAGATCGAGAAGGTCGAGGCAGCGCTGCCGACCGCCTTCGATATCCGCTTCGTCTTCAACCAGTGGACGCTGGGCGAGGAGTTCTGCACCCAGACGCTGGGCATCCCGGCCGAGAAGCTGAACGATCCGACCTTCGACATGCTGCGTCACCTCGGCTTTACCAAGAAGCAGATCGACGCCGCCAACGACCATGTCTGCGGGACGATGACGCTGGAAGGGGCGCCGCATCTGAAGGACGAGCACCTGAGCGTGTTCGACTGCGCCAATCCCTGCGGCAAGAAGGGCAAGCGCTACCTCAGCGTCGACAGCCACATCTACATGATGGCCGCCGCGCAGAGCTTCATCTCGGGGGCGATCTCGAAGACGATCAACATGGCGAACCACGCCTCGATCGAAGACGTGAAAGCGGCCTATGAACTCAGCTGGTCGCTCGGCATCAAGGCGAACGCTCTCTATCGTGACGGCTCCAAGCTGTCGCAGCCGTTGGCCGCCGCGCTGGTCGAGGATGACGAGGAGGCCGAGGAAATCCTCGCCACCGGCTCGACCCAGGAGAAAGCTGCCGTGCTCGCCGAGAAGATCGTCGAGAAGGTGCTGGTCAAGGAGATCGTGCGCAGCCACCGCGAGAAGCTTCCCGAGCGCCGCAAGGGCTACACCCAGAAGGCGGTCGTGGGCGGCCACAAGGTCTATCTGCGCACCGGCGAATACCACGACGGGACGCTGGGCGAGATCTTCATCGACATGCACAAGGAAGGCGCTGGCTTCCGGGCGATGATGAACAACTTCGCGATCGCCGTGTCGGTCGGCCTGCAATACGGCGTGCCGCTGGAGGAGTTCGTGGACGCCTTCACCTTCACCAAGTTCGAACCCGCCGGCATGGTTCAGGGCAACGACTCGATCAAGAACGCGACCTCGATCCTCGATTACGTGTTCCGCGAACTGGCCGTGTCCTATCTCGACCGCACCGACCTTGCGCATATCAAGCCGCAGGGCACCAGCTTCGACGATCTGGGCGGCGGCGAAAACGAGGGCAAGCGCGCCGATGGCAATGTCGAGCCGATGTCCGAGAACGCGTCGAAATCGCTCGAAGTGCTGCGTCAGATTTCCTCGACCGGTTACCTGCGCAAGCGCCTGCCGCAAGAGCTGATGGTGCTGCAGGGCGGTGTGGACGTCGTGACCTCGCAGATGCCCGCGCAAAGCGCGCAGGCCCGTGCCTCCAGCTCCACGGCGGTCTCCTCTGGCGGTGTCCAGATGGATGCGCGCGCCAAGGCCAAGATGCAGGGCTACGAGGGCGAGGCCTGCGGCGATTGCGGCAACTATACGCTGGTGCGCAACGGCACCTGCATGAAGTGCAACACCTGCGGGGCGACCAGCGGTTGCTCTTGA